Proteins from a single region of Chloroherpeton thalassium ATCC 35110:
- the bchD gene encoding magnesium chelatase ATPase subunit D — protein sequence MIAFTDIVGLDMAKQALLLLAVDPSLGGAIIPASVGSGKSTLARAFADVLPEGTPFVDLPLNVTEDRLIGGLDLEAAIATGERVIEQGLLSKAHKGVLYVDSLSLLEGSATSHVMDAMSRGAVLVEREGLSEVHPAEFMLVGTYDPTDGEVRMGLLDRIGLIVPFTKQNDYRARKEIVRKVMRETPNEDAQDEVRMIAGLVQAAREQLGKVAITQEQIEGLVQSALTLGVEGNRVDIFTIKTAIASAALSGRNDVEEEDLKIAAKLVLVPRATRMPESEEEIQQEAPPPPPPEMEEQETAGEASDEDTPDTEPQDKDNQTPEQIEELLMEAVETELPESILNISVAVKSKSRSGHRGEALNGRRGRYIRSQMGEIRSGKIAIIPTLIAASPWQRSRQNEYPHRKDSLIILKDDVRIKRFRDKAGTLYVFIVDASGSMALNRMRQAKGAVGQLLQSAYVHRDQVSLIAFRGQVAQVLLPPSQSVERAKRALDVLPTGGGTPLASALYMGWQEAVQMRTKGIHQAMLVVITDGRGNIPFNVEVDAQNGSTKPTKEQIQQEIEKFAKAINIDGIDSVVVDTQMNYLSRGEAPKLAQALGGRYVYLPNAKAEQIVNAALGE from the coding sequence ATGATTGCCTTTACTGATATTGTCGGATTAGATATGGCTAAGCAGGCTTTGCTCCTGCTTGCCGTAGACCCATCGTTAGGAGGTGCGATTATTCCCGCATCGGTAGGATCGGGAAAGTCGACTCTTGCGAGAGCCTTTGCTGATGTTTTGCCTGAAGGGACGCCCTTTGTGGATCTGCCACTAAATGTTACAGAGGATCGTTTGATTGGCGGACTTGATTTAGAAGCGGCTATCGCAACAGGAGAGCGCGTCATTGAGCAGGGGTTGCTTTCTAAAGCTCATAAAGGGGTACTTTATGTCGATTCATTAAGCTTGCTTGAAGGTTCGGCAACATCACACGTGATGGATGCAATGTCGCGCGGCGCCGTGCTTGTTGAGCGCGAAGGATTAAGTGAAGTGCACCCGGCTGAGTTTATGTTAGTTGGCACTTACGACCCAACGGATGGGGAAGTTCGAATGGGATTACTCGACCGAATTGGGTTGATCGTTCCTTTTACCAAACAGAATGATTATCGCGCACGCAAAGAAATTGTGCGAAAAGTGATGCGCGAAACGCCAAATGAAGATGCTCAAGATGAAGTTCGCATGATTGCCGGTTTGGTGCAAGCCGCACGTGAACAGCTTGGCAAGGTGGCAATAACGCAAGAGCAAATAGAAGGCTTGGTTCAATCTGCCTTAACGCTTGGCGTAGAAGGTAACCGTGTAGATATTTTTACTATAAAGACGGCAATTGCCAGCGCAGCGCTTTCCGGCAGAAACGATGTTGAAGAGGAAGACCTAAAGATTGCAGCCAAACTGGTTTTGGTGCCGCGTGCCACGCGAATGCCTGAAAGTGAAGAAGAAATTCAGCAAGAGGCGCCGCCGCCACCGCCGCCAGAAATGGAAGAGCAAGAAACGGCAGGAGAAGCTTCCGATGAAGATACTCCAGATACTGAGCCGCAGGATAAAGACAATCAAACACCGGAACAAATTGAAGAGCTTTTGATGGAGGCGGTGGAAACCGAATTGCCAGAAAGTATTTTAAATATTTCGGTTGCTGTAAAAAGTAAAAGTCGCTCCGGTCACCGTGGTGAGGCTTTGAACGGACGGCGCGGTCGTTATATCCGTTCTCAAATGGGGGAAATTCGTAGTGGAAAAATTGCAATTATCCCGACATTGATTGCCGCATCTCCTTGGCAGCGAAGCAGGCAAAACGAATATCCGCATCGGAAAGATTCCCTCATTATTTTGAAAGATGATGTCAGAATCAAGCGTTTTCGGGACAAAGCGGGTACTTTGTACGTGTTTATTGTCGACGCTTCAGGCTCAATGGCGCTAAATAGAATGCGTCAGGCTAAAGGTGCCGTTGGACAACTTTTGCAAAGTGCGTACGTGCATCGCGATCAAGTTTCTTTAATTGCGTTTCGTGGTCAAGTCGCTCAGGTTTTGTTACCACCTTCGCAAAGTGTTGAGCGTGCCAAGCGTGCATTGGATGTGTTGCCTACGGGTGGAGGCACGCCGTTAGCATCGGCTTTGTATATGGGTTGGCAGGAAGCTGTGCAAATGCGCACGAAGGGCATTCATCAAGCCATGTTGGTTGTCATAACCGACGGTCGCGGCAATATTCCATTTAATGTTGAAGTTGATGCTCAGAACGGTTCTACAAAGCCGACAAAAGAGCAAATTCAACAGGAAATCGAGAAGTTTGCTAAAGCCATTAATATAGACGGCATTGATTCAGTTGTTGTGGATACTCAGATGAACTATCTATCCCGAGGCGAAGCGCCGAAATTGGCTCAAGCTTTAGGTGGGAGATATGTTTATTTGCCGAACGCGAAAGCTGAGCAGATTGTAAATGCTGCATTAGGGGAGTGA
- the bchI gene encoding magnesium chelatase ATPase subunit I, with protein sequence MSAASKTIKTKAKASKAKKKTPVFPFTAIVGQEEMKLSLLLNVIDPKIGGVLVMGHRGTGKSTTVRALADVLPMISKVEGDPYNRTLEDFKKAPENARLRPKEEDVPVPVVDLPLGATEDRVCGTIDIEKALTSGVKSFEPGLLAQANRGFLYIDEVNLLDDHLVDVLLDVAASGWNVVEREGISIRHPARFVLVGSGNPEEGELRPQLLDRFGLHARINTITDVRLRVEIVKRRREYDEDPFGFVEKWQDKQEELREQVTKAKELVQEVDMPDDVLTLVAQLCMNLGIDGHRGELTITRTSRAYAALQGRKTVTLEDIKAIAVPALRHRLRRDPLETIDAGEKVERELEKVLGSVEVA encoded by the coding sequence ATGAGTGCAGCATCCAAGACAATTAAAACAAAAGCAAAAGCATCAAAAGCTAAGAAAAAAACACCGGTATTTCCTTTTACCGCCATTGTCGGTCAAGAAGAAATGAAACTGAGTTTGTTATTGAATGTTATTGACCCGAAGATCGGTGGTGTCTTGGTTATGGGCCATCGTGGAACAGGTAAAAGTACGACAGTTCGTGCTTTGGCAGACGTGCTTCCAATGATTTCAAAAGTCGAGGGTGACCCATACAACCGGACACTTGAAGATTTTAAAAAAGCTCCTGAAAATGCGCGTTTGCGTCCAAAAGAAGAAGATGTTCCGGTTCCGGTAGTGGACTTGCCACTGGGTGCGACAGAAGATCGGGTTTGTGGTACCATCGATATCGAAAAAGCTCTCACCAGCGGTGTGAAGTCCTTCGAGCCTGGCTTGCTTGCTCAAGCGAACCGAGGGTTCTTGTATATTGACGAAGTTAACCTGCTCGATGATCACTTGGTCGACGTCTTGCTTGACGTAGCGGCAAGTGGCTGGAACGTGGTTGAGCGTGAAGGTATCAGTATCCGTCACCCCGCTCGTTTTGTGCTTGTTGGCTCTGGTAACCCTGAAGAAGGTGAACTTCGCCCACAACTTTTAGATCGTTTTGGGTTGCACGCACGAATTAACACTATTACAGATGTTCGCCTCCGTGTTGAAATTGTAAAGCGCCGTCGTGAATACGATGAAGATCCATTTGGTTTTGTAGAAAAATGGCAGGATAAACAAGAAGAACTTCGTGAGCAGGTTACCAAAGCGAAAGAACTTGTTCAAGAGGTTGACATGCCAGATGATGTTCTAACGCTCGTTGCTCAGCTTTGCATGAACCTTGGCATCGATGGTCACCGTGGTGAATTGACTATTACTCGTACTTCACGTGCATATGCAGCACTTCAAGGTAGAAAAACGGTTACATTAGAAGATATTAAAGCAATTGCCGTGCCAGCGCTTCGCCACCGCCTACGCCGCGATCCATTAGAAACAATTGACGCGGGCGAAAAAGTTGAAAGAGAACTCGAAAAAGTACTTGGTTCTGTGGAGGTAGCATGA